One Amaranthus tricolor cultivar Red isolate AtriRed21 chromosome 1, ASM2621246v1, whole genome shotgun sequence DNA window includes the following coding sequences:
- the LOC130807499 gene encoding uncharacterized protein LOC130807499 has translation MVDILSLHYRFFQQNLDACMQQGATALHKCTAAIRMLAYGCVANQIDEFLKHGATTSKECLTHFVDEKGKIESFQNTRIFQRHNCTPAFAGFDDFLNGRASQVQFDVNGNTYNKGYYLTDGIYPKWDVERAFGVLQARFAIIRKPALSWSVPMLWKIMMICIIIHNRIVEDEMVGGSYSVSKFSIIRIHYDIEYRILRNYTLGGFEYRIADFE, from the exons ATGGTGGATATCCTTAGTTTACATTATCGTTTTTTCCAACAAAATCTGGATGCATGTATGCAGCAAGGTGCTACTGCTCTTCATAAATGCACTGCAGCTATAAGGATGTTAGCATATGGATGTGTAGCTAATCAAATTGACGAGTTTCTAAAACATGGTGCTACAACATCGAAGGAGTGTCTTACACACTTTGTTGATG AGAAGGGGAAGATAGAGAGTTTCCAG AACACGAGAATCTTTCAACGACATAACTGTACTCCAGCATTTGCCGGTTTTGACGACTTTCTCAACGGTCGAGCTTCACAAGTGCAATTCGACGTAAATGGAAATACCTACAACAAAGGGTACTATCTTACGGATGGGATTTATCCAAAATGG GATGTTGAACGTGCGTTTGGTGTACTACAAGCTCGATTTGCAATAATTCGAAAACCTGCTTTATCGTGGAGTGTGCCAATGCTGTGGAAAATCATGATGATATGTATCATTATCCACAATAGGATTGTGGAAGACGA GATGGTTGGTGGATCTTATTCCGTGAGTAAATTCTCCATTATTAGGATTCATTATGATATTGAATATAGAATCCTACGTAACTATACTCTAGGAGGATTTGAATATAGAATAGCTGATTTCGAATAA